The Candidatus Eremiobacteraceae bacterium genomic sequence CGCTGTGCGGGCTCCCGGCTACTGCGCGTATCACAGCGCATACAACTATAATCATAACAATAGGAAGCCGGTGGTCTACGAGTTCACACCCTATGTGGGCTTCGAGAATGGCTGCAATCCGCCGTACGGCATCACGCCGAACAACGACGTTGATGCGGACGGCTCGATCATCAGCGTCTCGCACGAGCAGATGGAGATGGTCACCGACCCGCTGCTCAATGCATGGTACGGCGTCGGCGGCGAGATCGGGGACATCTGCATCTTCAGTTTCGGCGTGCCGTACGGTCAAACCGGGGCGAACATGGTGATCCATGGCGATCCGTACTTCTTGCAAGAAGATTTCTCGCAAGCACTGGATGGATGCCAACCAAACCTGTGATACGCAGTCATTGAAGGGGCCGACGCTAGTCGGCCCATGCGAACGTAACGTGGGCCGACTAGCGTCGGCCCCTTCAATATATAGTTAGAGCCGACAAGAGGCGGCTGGGTGTGCGCCAGGTGGTGCGATGTATGGATCGGTCGGCGAGTACATTGCTTTGCGATCGCCGTCGACGTCCACACTGTACTCTAAACCGTCTCCGCACCAGCGACGCACATCGAAGCGTTGACCTGCTCTGTCGAGTACCACCACATCGAGGCCGCGCACGATCAGCGGGCGTCCGCGCTGCAAGCGTACCGCTTCTCCGCCTCGGACGAAGAGCGCGCGTCCCCCAGAGCCTTGCAACAGCAGTGTTCCGACACCATCGCGATCGACAACCAACGCCGACCGCGCGTCCATCGCGATCGCCCGAACGGTTCCGGCGCCGTGCTCCGCGTCCAGCAACGCCATGAACGCCGCGAGCCGGCCGAAGCGGTCGCGCACGCGAAAGTGCGTGTCGGTGATGACGCCGCGCAACGGCGGAAAATCAAAGAATTTTTCTGTGAAGCTGATCGCCGGTTCGTACGGATCGGCGACGGCATCGGGCGTGTGGACGTCGTGCGTCCGGTCGCCCGCCACGGCGTCGAACACG encodes the following:
- a CDS encoding cyanophycinase; the protein is MRLIWLSAVIAIAASLAPAAAATTACHAIFYNPVGTPETAAIRSRGPGLVLMGGGTDVDSAFRWIATTIAGSPSRDAGDLVVLRASGDNDYDAYIHGLGRYHSVRTILLPPCASASDISRAAAIVSRAQAVFFAGGDQADYVIWKGTSLAGAVQQLYDRGGVVGGTSAGLAILGSYVFDAVAGDRTHDVHTPDAVADPYEPAISFTEKFFDFPPLRGVITDTHFRVRDRFGRLAAFMALLDAEHGAGTVRAIAMDARSALVVDRDGVGTLLLQGSGGRALFVRGGEAVRLQRGRPLIVRGLDVVVLDRAGQRFDVRRWCGDGLEYSVDVDGDRKAMYSPTDPYIAPPGAHPAASCRL